GGTCGGCGCTGGCCTCGTAGTAGAACACCATGTCGAACGAGCCTTCCCGGAGGAGTTGTTGACACTCCCAGACGAACGACTCGTCGTCCAGCGTCAGGCCTTGATGCTGGTTCGACGCGAAGTCGGTGTCGTCGGTGCCCGAGTAGACGAAGGTGTCCGTGGGTTCGTGGCCTGCGTGCTTAGCGATAACGTCGCCCACGTCTACGGTCGCTTGGTGCATCTCGGTCTCCTCGTCGCCGCCGTAGTCGGTGTGGACGACGGCCCCGTTGAGTTCGATGTCGCCGGGTTCAAGCAACTGCTTCGTCCGCCGATGAAGC
This genomic stretch from Halorussus pelagicus harbors:
- a CDS encoding DUF5778 family protein; this translates as MEDALDEELHRRTKQLLEPGDIELNGAVVHTDYGGDEETEMHQATVDVGDVIAKHAGHEPTDTFVYSGTDDTDFASNQHQGLTLDDESFVWECQQLLREGSFDMVFYYEASADHEGILDGIRDLGFEVTGVEG